taattatataatGCAACTCTGGACAATAAAGTGTGTGCCATGATTGAACTGCACTTTATGTGTCTGTCTAGTCATTGGTACCCAGGTATACCTGCTTTTCTGTGCTACATCGCTCAACCTGAAAGATCTTCTCAAAATACTTGATCTCCAAATTATTTTATCTGACACTTGCTTACCATgttatcaactatctgatattccgatcctcaaatatgtctaagtgagtgtgttttgtatttttaaagcctttataaatgatctttatcttgatctataatgcgagatgggcgccgccatcttagtttgcgctgcagttcacagagtcctgtcagtcggatttacagcaggtgaattcatcagtttctcccgaaatatatgcaagtaagtggctggtgaactggaagaataatagagtaaaatTTGTAGTTACTTGGGCcaattatgtgtgtctgatatgaataaatgttggcaaattatatttgaatgcactgttattgctgcttccactgatgtctgacatcagtgtgtattttataaactctaaatatattgttttaatggtgcttatgcgtatttaaatgtctgaaaccttaaaagaaacgttatgtggctgaaaacactgcatagttgtgatatatgacaagcgCTGCACGTGTCCGTCTCACAGCCAaagcgcgaaagcacagtttgaatctggcagttatgtgatgtcgctgaacgttcgaaatcccatatgtgggaccgtactgctcaaagggttaaatttatgtagacaaattgtaaatgctgtgtaaatatattaaagccACTCCTCATTCTGTGTCACCTCTGTTTTGCAAAGAAggattttgttgataatgatttaatttgaCTGGTAACAGCCATAATGTATAGTCTACTATGCtagtattcatttttatttcttcaggtcttaaaaagccttaaatttgacttaaaaatgtgcagcaaccctgacagagaaaaactaaataaacaaaataaatgatttaGACTGATAAATTCCCCCGCGGCGGTAACAGGCATTTTAGTGACTATCTACTGTATTAAAGAGGCTGTGTTGAGACCCTTTAAGATCCTGTTATTGAGGAGAAAATCTCTCATTTaggaacatttattttaaaggtgtcagagtcattattaaatatgatacTTTAGTTAATGATTAAACACTCACAGAGCTTTTCTGCAGTTGATCACATCTGGTATCAGTCTTCTTCTCCCCTCAGCTGATGTGTTGTATTTCATGGGGTTCAGCTCATCCAGCGGCTCCTCTGACAACTGAATCATGTAGGAGATTGTTGAGCACTGAGACGGACAGAGAAACTCCTCTGAGTGTTTGTCTGATTTCAGAAACTCCTGAATCTCTCTGGACAGAGACTGATCTTTGACTTCCAGCAGACAGAGGAACAGATTGACGGATCTTTCAGTGGAGAGATCACGTCCACCTTTGATCAACTctttaatatactgtataatttCTCTGATGCTCTCTGAgctgttctgtgtgtgtgtcagtagaTCTTGTAAGAGTCTCTGATTGGACTCCAGTGAGACGCCCAGCAGGAACCGCAGGAACAGATCCAGCTGTCCATTCTCATTCGCGAGGGCTTTATCTACTGCTAAAGTTAGTAGATCATACAGAGGGTCTTCATCATCCAAAGACTCTTCATCATATAGAGAGTCTTTATCAGATCTGTAAAATCTGAATTCATCCAGTGGTTTCTTGTTcttgatcacatgtgaataaAACAGATAGAAAGCAGCGAGAAACTCCTGAAAGCTCAGATGAATGAAGCTGTAGACTTTCCTCTGATGAATCACAGATTCCTCCTTAAAGATCTCAGTGCAAATCCCAGAATACACTGAGGCGTCAGTGACGTCTATGCCGCTCTCTCTCAGGTCCTCCTCATAGAACATCACATTGCCCTTCATCAGCTGTTTGAAAGACACTTCAGCAAGTTTCACAATCACTTCTCTGTTAGACTGCAGCAGTTTCTCTGGATCTCTCTCTTCATACTTCTGATTCCTCATGTTGATCTGAATCAGCAGGAAGTGGATGtacatttcagtcagagtttgaGGAATTTCTGCACTCAGATCTTCTTTCAAGAGCTTCCGAAGCACAGTGGATGAGATCCAGCAGAAGATGGGTATGTGGCACATGATGTGGAGGCTTCTTGCTCTTCTGATGTGTGAGATGATTCTGCTGGCTTGATGCTCGTCACTGATTCTCTTCCTGAAATATTCCTCCTTCTGAGGCTCATTGAAACCCTGAATCTCTGTCAGACGGTTGATGTATTTGGAGgggatctgattggctgctgctggtctggaggtgatccagatgagagcagagggaagCAGCTCTCCTTTCATGAGGTTTGACATCAACACACCCACTGATGAAGTCTCAGACACATCAGAAACTTCCTGAGCGTCTGAAAACATCAGTGTCATTCTGCTTTcatccagaccatcaaagatgaaCACAACTTTACACTCCTCATAAATCTTTGAATCCAGATCTTGAAGTTCAGGATGAAAGTCCAGCAGAAGTCTGTGAAGACTGTACTGACAATCTCGGATCAAGTTCAGCTCTCGAAATGGAAGCACAAACATGAAATCTACATCCTGATTGGCTTTTCCCTCGGCCCAGTCCAGAATGAACTTCTGCACAGAGACGGTTTTTCCGATTCCAGCGATGCCTTTAGTAAGAACAGTCTTGATCTGGTCTTTCTCCTCACATCCTGGTTCAGCTGAGGCTTTAAAGATGTCATTGCAGTAGATTGGAGTGTCTTGTGAGTGTTGTGTTCTGGCTgttttctccatctgtaaaacctcatgttgttcattcactccttcactCTCTCCCTCTATGATGTAGAGCTGTGTGTAGATCctgttcaggagggtttcatTCTCCTGGAGATTCAGTCCCTCAAATAATCTCTCATACTTGTTCTTCATGCTGGTTTTGAGCTGCTCTTTGACTCTCTGGAGTTCATCATCTACTGCTTGAGGAGAATCCTGGTCTCCAGTCAGATCATCTCTGattggaaaaaaatacaaacataaaaacatgttCATCAATAAATCATGACAGGAACAGCAACACATTTAAGAGAGAAGAGTCAGTTTAACAGACTCCTGTTATATACGAAATATTTACATTAAACTTTAACATATTTTCTGGAATTTAAGTCACATTTTCTGTCATCTGAAATGTGCTGCATCTTatatttgtctgttttggaCTCTTATGTAGAAGTTTTGGTCTCTTAGATTCCTGTCCTAGTTTTGTCTTGATTACTTGGCCTTTAAAAGACAATTCAGAAATATTACTGATATGACGGCACTGAAACTCTCTCAACAATGTAATTTTTCACCTGTTGTGACTTACAGTTAGTTGTGATTTATTTTCTGGAAAATACTGTAACTGTTTCCAGACATGACAACTAAAAATTCTGCTTTCTGCTTAGACCTGTACATATTTGTacatttcattatatttatctTGCTATATAAGTAAACACTGACATTGCACATTGATTTTTGTACAAGTGTCTCAAACTAGTTTCACTACAGCAGAAAACTCACTATATAATGGTGATAATCAcctggggtcagaggtcactggtCCATCACTGAATTTAGGATGAGGATGACCCATGGATTGATTGCTCTTCAGAGACACACAGCTGGGATTTGGAGATGAAGATCTCTTCCTCTTCCTGAAGATACtgtgatataataataattcatatacatctttacactgtaattaacataatataattaattcaaatgCTGTAGTATGAGTCAGTCTATTGTCTCCAGTACAGGACAGTGTCTCAcctgag
The window above is part of the Chanodichthys erythropterus isolate Z2021 chromosome 3, ASM2448905v1, whole genome shotgun sequence genome. Proteins encoded here:
- the LOC137006071 gene encoding NACHT, LRR and PYD domains-containing protein 3-like, which gives rise to MSDSETRKRSSSPDPSCVSLKSNQSMGHPHPKFSDGPVTSDLSIFRKRKRSSSPNPSCVSLKSNQSMGHPHPKFSDGPVTSDPRDDLTGDQDSPQAVDDELQRVKEQLKTSMKNKYERLFEGLNLQENETLLNRIYTQLYIIEGESEGVNEQHEVLQMEKTARTQHSQDTPIYCNDIFKASAEPGCEEKDQIKTVLTKGIAGIGKTVSVQKFILDWAEGKANQDVDFMFVLPFRELNLIRDCQYSLHRLLLDFHPELQDLDSKIYEECKVVFIFDGLDESRMTLMFSDAQEVSDVSETSSVGVLMSNLMKGELLPSALIWITSRPAAANQIPSKYINRLTEIQGFNEPQKEEYFRKRISDEHQASRIISHIRRARSLHIMCHIPIFCWISSTVLRKLLKEDLSAEIPQTLTEMYIHFLLIQINMRNQKYEERDPEKLLQSNREVIVKLAEVSFKQLMKGNVMFYEEDLRESGIDVTDASVYSGICTEIFKEESVIHQRKVYSFIHLSFQEFLAAFYLFYSHVIKNKKPLDEFRFYRSDKDSLYDEESLDDEDPLYDLLTLAVDKALANENGQLDLFLRFLLGVSLESNQRLLQDLLTHTQNSSESIREIIQYIKELIKGGRDLSTERSVNLFLCLLEVKDQSLSREIQEFLKSDKHSEEFLCPSQCSTISYMIQLSEEPLDELNPMKYNTSAEGRRRLIPDVINCRKALFSGCNLSDQHCEIVSSALQSSNSVLRELDLSNNKLQGSGVNFISDGLKSPNCQLQILSLAGCNLTAQCCDSLSSALQSSNSVLREMDLSNNDLQDSGVNFISEGLKSPKCQLQILSLAGCNLTAQHCDSLSSALQSSNSVLRELDLSNNDLQDSGVNFISDGLKSPNCQLQILRLSGCMVTEEGCGYVSSALSSNPSHLRELDLSYNHLGQSGVQLLKHKLEDPNCKLQILNVDHGGEVMMTAVLRKYACDLTLDPNTAHTQLILSEENRKVVHVKEKQSYPDHQDRFRNNPQVLCRESLSGRCYWEAEWSGTAAISVSYKGISRKGGRDCVFGSSEYTWCLICSDNKFTIRYNKYTDIRVPSGSSNRVGVYVDVSAGTLSFYSVSDAHTLTHLHTVTSKFTEPLCAGFGFMSCLLDSSTCHSHIRLVSPQLYNC